From Nitrobacter sp. NHB1, a single genomic window includes:
- a CDS encoding methyltransferase domain-containing protein produces the protein MAPNPSSPPVLFDRALLRVRQRRAAKMGAVPFLLDRVAEDMAERLQAVLRVFQHAADIGTPGDQVRGALAARVAELVCVDLPVDESDALGLSPESLDLAVSGLAFQFVNDLPGVLAQIRRALKPDGLLLAATIGGETLTELRQAFAAAESELEGGISPRVAPFADLRDAGALLQRAGFAVPVTDVDRVVVRYGDAFALMHDLRRMGAANALIARRRTPLRRATLLRMAQIYHERFADPDGRIRATFDIVWLSGWAPHESQQKPLQPGSAKASLEEAVKGRKS, from the coding sequence ATGGCTCCGAACCCGTCGTCTCCGCCCGTTCTGTTCGACCGCGCGCTGCTGCGCGTGCGTCAGCGCCGCGCCGCCAAAATGGGAGCGGTGCCGTTTCTGCTCGACCGCGTCGCGGAGGATATGGCGGAGCGCTTGCAGGCCGTGTTGCGGGTGTTTCAACACGCGGCGGATATCGGCACGCCCGGCGATCAGGTGCGCGGCGCGCTCGCGGCGCGGGTCGCCGAGCTTGTATGCGTCGATCTTCCCGTCGACGAGAGCGATGCCTTGGGTTTGTCGCCGGAATCGCTCGATCTCGCCGTCTCCGGGCTTGCATTCCAGTTTGTCAACGATCTGCCGGGCGTGCTGGCGCAGATTCGTCGCGCGCTGAAGCCGGACGGATTGCTGCTCGCAGCCACCATTGGCGGCGAGACGCTGACCGAATTGCGTCAGGCATTCGCTGCCGCCGAGTCCGAGCTTGAGGGGGGCATCTCGCCGCGCGTCGCGCCGTTCGCCGACCTCCGCGACGCCGGTGCGCTGCTGCAACGCGCCGGCTTCGCGGTGCCGGTGACGGACGTCGATCGCGTCGTGGTGCGCTATGGCGATGCTTTCGCACTGATGCACGATCTGCGCCGCATGGGCGCGGCCAATGCCCTGATTGCGCGGCGGCGGACGCCCTTGCGCCGGGCAACGCTGCTGCGGATGGCGCAAATCTATCACGAGCGCTTCGCCGACCCCGACGGCCGCATCCGCGCCACCTTCGATATCGTCTGGCTGTCGGGCTGGGCGCCGCATGAGAGCCAGCAGAAGCCATTGCAGCCGGGTTCGGCGAAGGCGAGCCTGGAAGAAGCGGTGAAGGGACGCAAGTCCTAA
- a CDS encoding peptidylprolyl isomerase has protein sequence MTTSLPATKHSLRVRLALSALGGCLALTLLVGTPVRADDSNRVLAKVNGSEIRQSDVNVAEEELGPSLAQMDPSAKQENVLSFLIDMKIIAKAAEDKKLENSEDFKKRLAFARDRLLMDKLLAAEGKAAITDEAMKAVYADASKQITSEEEVHARHILVPTEEEAKKIEAELKKGADFAELAKKESKDPGASDGGDLGFFTKEQMVPEFSKVAFALEPGKISDPVKTQFGWHIIKVEEKRARKAPTFDQVKPQIEQFVTRKAQADYVAKLRETAKVERMDKPAEPAKTGADKTSPAKPADSKIAPAKK, from the coding sequence ATGACCACCTCATTGCCCGCAACGAAACACAGCCTGCGCGTTCGCCTGGCCTTGTCTGCCCTCGGCGGCTGCCTGGCCTTGACCCTGCTCGTCGGCACGCCGGTCCGCGCAGATGATTCGAATCGCGTGCTGGCAAAGGTTAACGGCTCCGAGATCCGCCAGAGCGACGTCAATGTCGCCGAAGAGGAATTGGGTCCGAGCCTTGCGCAGATGGACCCGTCGGCCAAGCAGGAGAACGTGCTGTCGTTCCTGATCGACATGAAGATCATCGCCAAGGCCGCCGAAGACAAGAAGCTCGAAAACAGCGAGGACTTCAAAAAACGGCTCGCCTTCGCCCGCGACCGTCTGCTGATGGACAAGCTGCTGGCGGCCGAAGGCAAGGCGGCGATCACCGACGAGGCCATGAAGGCGGTCTATGCGGACGCCTCCAAGCAGATCACCAGCGAAGAGGAAGTGCATGCCCGCCACATCCTGGTGCCTACCGAGGAAGAGGCCAAGAAGATCGAGGCCGAATTGAAGAAGGGCGCGGACTTCGCCGAACTCGCCAAGAAGGAGTCCAAGGATCCCGGCGCCTCCGACGGCGGCGACCTCGGCTTCTTCACCAAGGAACAGATGGTGCCGGAATTTTCCAAGGTCGCCTTCGCGCTGGAGCCCGGCAAGATTTCCGATCCGGTCAAGACCCAGTTCGGCTGGCACATCATCAAGGTCGAGGAGAAGCGCGCCCGCAAGGCTCCCACCTTCGATCAGGTGAAACCGCAAATCGAGCAGTTTGTGACGCGCAAGGCGCAGGCCGACTACGTCGCCAAGCTGCGCGAGACGGCCAAGGTCGAGCGCATGGACAAGCCGGCCGAACCGGCGAAGACCGGCGCGGACAAGACGAGCCCCGCCAAACCCGCCGATAGCAAGATTGCGCCGGCGAAGAAGTAA
- the mutT gene encoding 8-oxo-dGTP diphosphatase MutT: MKLTLVVACALIDADNRVLIAQRPEGKQLAGLWEFPGGKFEPGERPEAALIRELREELGIVTQETCLAPLTFASHAYENFHLLMPLYICRRWQGDVTAEEGQALKWVRANKLRDYPMPPADIPLIPPLIDLLM; the protein is encoded by the coding sequence ATGAAACTCACCCTGGTCGTCGCCTGCGCCTTGATCGATGCCGACAACCGCGTGCTGATCGCGCAGCGGCCCGAAGGCAAGCAGCTTGCAGGGCTGTGGGAATTTCCCGGCGGCAAGTTCGAGCCCGGCGAGCGGCCGGAAGCGGCGCTGATCCGCGAGTTGCGCGAGGAACTCGGCATCGTGACGCAGGAGACCTGCCTCGCACCGCTGACCTTTGCAAGCCACGCCTATGAGAACTTCCATCTCCTGATGCCGCTCTACATCTGCCGGCGCTGGCAAGGCGATGTCACCGCGGAAGAGGGGCAGGCGCTAAAGTGGGTTCGCGCCAACAAGCTGCGCGATTATCCGATGCCGCCGGCGGACATCCCGCTGATCCCGCCGCTGATCGATCTGCTGATGTAA
- the secA gene encoding preprotein translocase subunit SecA yields the protein MIGALARKFFGSANDRRVKGYQSRVNAINALEPEVAALSDEALRARTAEFRQQLANGKTLDDILVPAFATVREAAKRTLGQRHFDVQLIGGMVLHEGDIAEMKTGEGKTLVATLAVYLNALAGNGVHVVTVNDYLASRDAGWMGQIYSFLGLTAGVIVHGLDDVERKAAYACDITYGTNNEYGFDYLRDNMKYRLEDMVQREHFFAIVDEVDSILIDEARTPLIISGPLDDRSEFYNTIDTFMPNLEKLADYEVDEKQRTVALTEAGMEKIETLLRDAGQLKSDSLYDIENVSVVHHVNQALRAHSLFTRDKDYIVRDDEVVIIDEFTGRMMQGRRYSEGLHQALEAKEHVSVQPENQTLASITFQNYFRMYKKLAGMTGTALTEADELADIYKLEVVEIPTNLPIARLDEDDEVYRTQNEKYAAILAEVERANARMQPVLVGTASIEKSEVLADYLKKNGYKLIDFGDPKSMRKLYAAARAGKPAKLFAVLNARFHEQEAYIVAEAGVPGAITIATNMAGRGTDIKLGGSLEMRAQFETADLADEAAKDAKIAEIKADIERFREMVLKAEDVVEVEPAKGSKPAKTVTRPGGLYIIGSERHESRRIDNQLRGRSGRQGDPGRSKFFLSLEDDLMRIFGSDRLDTMLQRLGLKEGEAITHPWINKALEKAQQKVEARNFDIRKNLLKYDDVQNDQRKVIFDQRVDLMKSESVAETIADMRHAFVDDLVAKHVPENQYAEQWDVAGLKEELKRVLDIDLPVDEWAAEEGIADEELLSRIESRVDEHMAAKVGQWGPDVMRYVEKTILLQTLDHLWREHLVMLDHLRQVIGLRGYGQRDPLQEYKSEAFSLFEALIAHLREAVTGQLMRVEIVPPEEEQPVLPAMEAHKLDPHTGEDEMAFAQGNFAQASLAPVVNADRSSRDPGNPASWGKVGRNEDCPCGSGKKYKHCHGR from the coding sequence ATGATCGGCGCGCTTGCCCGCAAGTTTTTCGGTTCCGCCAACGATCGGCGGGTCAAGGGATATCAGTCCCGCGTCAATGCCATCAATGCGCTCGAACCCGAGGTCGCCGCGCTGTCCGACGAGGCGCTGCGGGCGCGCACCGCCGAGTTCAGGCAGCAACTCGCCAACGGCAAGACCCTCGACGACATCCTGGTTCCCGCCTTTGCGACGGTACGGGAGGCGGCCAAGCGAACCCTCGGCCAGCGCCACTTCGACGTGCAGTTGATCGGCGGCATGGTGCTGCACGAGGGCGACATCGCCGAGATGAAGACCGGCGAAGGCAAGACGCTGGTCGCGACGCTTGCGGTCTATCTCAACGCGCTCGCCGGCAATGGCGTCCACGTCGTCACCGTCAACGACTATCTCGCCAGCCGCGATGCCGGCTGGATGGGGCAGATCTACTCCTTCCTCGGGCTGACCGCCGGCGTGATCGTCCACGGCCTCGACGATGTCGAGCGCAAGGCGGCCTACGCCTGCGACATCACCTACGGCACCAATAACGAATACGGCTTCGACTATCTGCGCGACAACATGAAGTACCGGCTGGAGGACATGGTCCAGCGCGAGCACTTCTTCGCCATCGTCGACGAGGTCGACTCGATTCTGATCGACGAGGCGCGGACGCCGCTGATCATTTCCGGCCCGCTCGACGACCGCTCGGAATTCTACAACACCATCGACACCTTCATGCCGAACCTCGAGAAGCTGGCCGACTACGAGGTCGACGAAAAACAGCGCACGGTTGCGCTGACCGAAGCCGGCATGGAGAAGATCGAGACGCTGCTGCGCGACGCCGGCCAGCTCAAGAGCGACTCGCTTTACGATATCGAAAACGTCTCGGTGGTCCACCACGTCAACCAGGCGCTGCGCGCGCACTCGCTGTTCACGCGCGACAAGGACTACATCGTCCGCGATGACGAGGTCGTCATCATCGACGAATTCACCGGCCGCATGATGCAGGGCCGCCGCTATTCGGAAGGCTTGCATCAGGCGCTCGAAGCCAAGGAACACGTCTCGGTCCAGCCGGAGAACCAGACGCTCGCCTCGATCACCTTCCAGAACTACTTCCGTATGTACAAGAAGCTCGCCGGCATGACCGGCACGGCGCTGACCGAAGCCGACGAACTGGCCGACATCTACAAGCTCGAGGTCGTCGAAATCCCGACCAACCTGCCGATCGCGCGCCTCGACGAGGACGACGAGGTCTACCGTACCCAGAACGAGAAGTACGCCGCGATCCTGGCCGAGGTCGAGCGCGCCAACGCCCGGATGCAGCCGGTGCTGGTCGGTACCGCCTCGATCGAGAAATCGGAAGTGCTCGCCGACTATCTGAAGAAGAACGGCTACAAGCTGATCGACTTCGGCGATCCCAAGTCGATGCGGAAGCTGTACGCGGCGGCCCGCGCCGGCAAGCCGGCGAAGCTGTTCGCGGTGTTGAACGCCCGCTTCCACGAGCAGGAAGCCTATATCGTCGCCGAGGCCGGTGTGCCCGGCGCGATCACCATCGCGACCAACATGGCCGGCCGCGGCACCGACATCAAGCTCGGCGGCTCGCTGGAGATGCGTGCCCAGTTTGAGACCGCCGATCTCGCCGACGAGGCCGCGAAGGACGCGAAGATCGCGGAAATCAAGGCTGATATCGAACGCTTCCGCGAAATGGTGCTCAAGGCCGAGGACGTCGTCGAGGTCGAGCCGGCCAAGGGCTCGAAGCCGGCCAAGACCGTGACCAGGCCCGGCGGCCTTTACATCATCGGCTCCGAACGCCACGAGTCGCGCCGCATCGACAACCAGTTGCGCGGCCGCTCCGGCCGCCAGGGCGATCCGGGCCGCTCGAAATTCTTCCTGTCGCTGGAAGACGATCTGATGCGGATCTTCGGTTCGGACCGGCTCGACACCATGCTGCAGCGGCTTGGCCTCAAGGAAGGCGAGGCGATCACCCATCCCTGGATCAACAAGGCGTTGGAGAAAGCGCAGCAAAAGGTCGAGGCGCGCAACTTCGACATCCGCAAGAACTTGCTGAAATACGACGACGTGCAGAACGATCAGCGCAAGGTGATCTTCGATCAGCGGGTCGATCTGATGAAGAGCGAAAGCGTCGCGGAAACCATCGCCGACATGCGCCATGCGTTCGTCGACGACCTCGTCGCCAAGCACGTTCCGGAAAACCAGTATGCCGAGCAATGGGACGTCGCCGGCCTGAAAGAAGAGTTGAAGCGCGTGCTCGACATCGACTTGCCGGTCGACGAATGGGCCGCGGAAGAGGGCATCGCCGACGAGGAATTGCTGTCGCGTATCGAGAGCCGCGTCGACGAGCATATGGCGGCCAAGGTCGGGCAATGGGGTCCCGACGTCATGCGCTACGTCGAGAAGACCATCCTGCTGCAGACCCTCGATCATCTCTGGCGCGAGCATCTGGTGATGCTCGATCATCTGCGCCAGGTCATCGGTTTGCGCGGCTACGGCCAGCGCGATCCGCTGCAGGAATACAAGTCGGAAGCCTTCTCTCTGTTCGAGGCCTTGATTGCCCATCTGCGCGAGGCGGTGACGGGGCAACTGATGCGCGTGGAGATTGTGCCGCCCGAGGAGGAGCAGCCGGTGCTGCCCGCGATGGAAGCTCACAAGCTCGATCCCCATACCGGCGAGGACGAGATGGCGTTTGCTCAAGGCAACTTTGCCCAGGCCTCGCTGGCGCCGGTGGTGAATGCGGATCGTTCCAGCCGCGATCCGGGCAATCCCGCGAGTTGGGGCAAGGTCGGCCGCAACGAGGATTGTCCCTGCGGCTCGGGCAAGAAGTACAAGCATTGCCACGGTCGCTAA
- a CDS encoding L,D-transpeptidase family protein, which produces MIVRAVMASAVLACGALLAGCNGNDASLESNAKANQPVPPKLVAAMTAKDMELQSPILIRLFKQEAELEVWKQNRSGKFALLKTYPICRWSGDLGPKMREGDRQAPEGFYSITPAQMNPRSAYYLSFNTGYPNAFDKSLGRTGSELMVHGDCSSRGCYAMTDEQIAEIYALGRESFFGGQHAFQFQAYPFHMTPVNLAKHRNNPNMPFWKMIKEGNDHFEVTHQAPKVEFCEHKYVFDPAPPPGSTRPLEFNASAACPAYVVPDDIASAVRAKQQRDNAELARLISKGTPVARLNTGIDGGMNRVFAAKLPEGQTGLSDPVEPGLKNMAFSPAPGTIPPTVNPPRTSATATVATSFEPEADVTRPASSLLAPSPPNNVFTNLARKIGFGVADTTATTRQPAPAKTKMAAPARSASHRRAVAAKHATPRKTTETAAGKAAKPEHVATARPPSRPTIAADAPTSNPGTAPVASTGSFDSRFSAFR; this is translated from the coding sequence ATGATCGTTCGCGCGGTCATGGCGTCGGCTGTGCTGGCGTGCGGCGCGCTTCTTGCCGGCTGCAACGGCAACGACGCTTCACTCGAGAGCAATGCCAAGGCCAACCAGCCCGTCCCGCCAAAGCTCGTCGCCGCCATGACCGCAAAGGACATGGAGCTGCAGTCGCCGATCCTGATCCGCCTGTTCAAGCAGGAAGCCGAGCTCGAGGTCTGGAAGCAGAACCGATCCGGCAAGTTCGCCTTGCTCAAGACCTACCCGATCTGCCGCTGGTCCGGCGATCTCGGCCCGAAGATGCGCGAGGGTGATCGCCAGGCGCCGGAAGGATTCTACAGCATCACGCCAGCGCAAATGAATCCGCGCTCCGCCTACTATCTCTCGTTCAATACCGGCTATCCCAACGCCTTCGACAAGTCGCTGGGACGCACCGGTTCCGAGCTGATGGTGCACGGCGACTGCTCCTCGCGCGGCTGCTATGCCATGACCGACGAGCAGATTGCGGAAATCTATGCGCTCGGCCGCGAGTCGTTCTTCGGCGGCCAGCACGCCTTCCAGTTTCAGGCCTATCCGTTCCACATGACGCCGGTGAATCTTGCGAAGCATCGCAACAATCCGAACATGCCGTTCTGGAAGATGATCAAGGAAGGCAACGATCACTTCGAGGTCACGCATCAGGCGCCGAAGGTCGAGTTCTGCGAGCACAAATACGTATTCGATCCGGCACCGCCGCCCGGCTCCACCAGGCCGTTGGAGTTCAATGCCTCGGCGGCGTGCCCGGCCTATGTGGTCCCCGACGACATCGCGAGCGCGGTGCGCGCGAAGCAACAACGGGACAACGCCGAGCTCGCCAGGCTGATCTCGAAGGGAACGCCGGTGGCCAGGCTCAACACCGGCATCGACGGCGGCATGAACCGCGTGTTCGCCGCCAAGCTTCCGGAGGGTCAGACGGGATTGTCGGATCCGGTCGAACCCGGTCTGAAAAACATGGCCTTCTCGCCGGCGCCAGGCACCATTCCGCCGACCGTCAATCCGCCGCGCACTTCGGCAACGGCAACGGTCGCGACCTCATTCGAACCGGAGGCCGACGTGACGAGGCCGGCGTCATCGCTGCTCGCTCCCTCCCCGCCAAACAACGTCTTCACCAACCTCGCCCGCAAGATCGGTTTCGGAGTCGCCGACACCACCGCCACCACCAGACAGCCTGCTCCGGCCAAGACGAAGATGGCCGCTCCGGCGCGCAGCGCTTCGCATCGCCGGGCCGTTGCGGCGAAGCACGCAACGCCCAGGAAGACGACCGAAACGGCGGCTGGCAAGGCAGCCAAGCCCGAGCACGTCGCGACCGCGCGGCCGCCGTCCAGGCCAACAATCGCCGCGGATGCGCCGACCTCCAATCCGGGTACGGCGCCGGTGGCGTCAACGGGTTCGTTCGACAGCCGCTTCTCGGCATTCCGGTAA
- a CDS encoding ComF family protein, whose protein sequence is MDAETAPSRSMVGRLHGALRQCFDAASHAARTALDVALPTLCVGCREPVAGVGVCADCWTKLSFIERPYCPRLGTPFVYDPGSNMLSMEAIANPPAYQRARAAVRYDDVAKVLVHALKYQDRTDLAPAMGRWMARAGTELLDGADALIPVPLHWQRGWSRRYNQSGALARIIAGQSGVPIVPDALRRIRPTRQQVGLSKNDRARNVQGAFKVATERTSRIQGRRVVLIDDVLTSGATVDACARVLLRAKAAQVDVLVFARVVDTMKAPI, encoded by the coding sequence ATGGACGCAGAGACCGCACCGTCACGTTCCATGGTCGGCCGCCTGCACGGTGCGCTGCGGCAATGTTTTGACGCGGCATCCCACGCGGCGCGAACGGCGCTCGACGTCGCGCTGCCGACACTCTGCGTCGGCTGCCGCGAACCGGTCGCGGGCGTTGGCGTCTGTGCGGATTGCTGGACCAAACTGTCGTTCATCGAACGGCCTTATTGTCCCCGTCTCGGCACCCCGTTTGTTTATGATCCCGGCTCCAACATGCTGTCGATGGAGGCGATCGCCAATCCCCCGGCCTATCAGCGTGCCCGCGCCGCGGTCCGCTATGACGACGTCGCCAAGGTACTGGTCCATGCGCTGAAGTATCAGGACCGCACCGATCTCGCGCCCGCGATGGGCCGCTGGATGGCGCGCGCGGGCACCGAATTGCTCGACGGCGCCGATGCTCTGATCCCGGTGCCGCTGCACTGGCAGCGCGGCTGGAGCCGCCGCTACAACCAGTCCGGGGCGCTGGCGCGCATCATCGCCGGACAATCCGGCGTTCCGATCGTGCCGGACGCGCTGCGGCGCATCCGCCCGACCCGGCAACAGGTCGGATTGTCGAAAAACGACCGCGCCCGCAACGTCCAGGGCGCGTTCAAGGTCGCGACTGAGCGCACCAGTCGGATCCAGGGCCGCCGGGTCGTCCTGATCGACGATGTCCTGACCTCGGGCGCGACGGTGGACGCCTGCGCGCGCGTCCTGCTGCGCGCCAAAGCCGCACAGGTGGACGTGCTGGTGTTCGCCCGGGTTGTCGACACCATGAAAGCTCCCATATAA
- the argJ gene encoding bifunctional glutamate N-acetyltransferase/amino-acid acetyltransferase ArgJ, translating to MSTAISPLAPTDVPDMPAIAGVRLATAAAGIRYKGRTDVLLALLDKGTTVAGVFTRSKCPSAPVEWCRARLKGGSARALVVNSGNANAFTGKTGRQAVKLTTDIAAKAAGCKVTDIYLASTGVIGEPLDATRFNGVLETLARDAAPDRWMDAARAIMTTDTFPKVATAKVKLGKATVTINGMAKGAGMIAPDMATMLSFVFTDAPISATALQSLLKSGVEDTFNAVTIDSDTSTSDTLLAFATGAAGAHGAPKISRASDPRLKAFVKAFQGVLADLAEQVARDGEGARKLVEIIVEGATSKLSARRIAKSIANSPLVKTAIAGEDANWGRVVMAVGKAGEPADRDKLSIAFNGIRVATRGARDPSYDEAEVSMAMKSPTIRIKVTLGLGKGRDRVLTCDLTKEYVAINGDYRS from the coding sequence ATGTCCACCGCCATCTCACCCCTCGCCCCCACCGATGTCCCGGACATGCCCGCGATCGCAGGCGTTCGACTGGCGACCGCCGCCGCCGGCATCCGCTACAAGGGCCGCACCGATGTGCTGCTGGCGCTGCTGGACAAGGGCACGACGGTGGCCGGCGTGTTCACCAGATCCAAATGCCCGTCGGCGCCGGTCGAGTGGTGCCGCGCGCGGCTGAAAGGCGGGAGCGCGCGGGCGCTGGTGGTGAATTCCGGCAACGCCAACGCCTTCACCGGCAAGACCGGCCGCCAGGCCGTCAAACTGACCACCGACATCGCCGCCAAAGCGGCCGGTTGCAAGGTAACCGATATCTATCTCGCCTCGACCGGCGTGATCGGCGAACCGCTCGACGCCACCAGGTTCAACGGCGTGCTGGAGACGCTGGCGCGCGATGCCGCGCCCGACCGCTGGATGGACGCGGCGCGCGCCATCATGACCACCGACACCTTCCCGAAAGTCGCGACTGCGAAAGTGAAGCTCGGCAAGGCGACCGTCACCATCAACGGCATGGCCAAGGGCGCCGGCATGATCGCGCCCGACATGGCGACCATGCTGTCGTTCGTCTTCACCGACGCGCCGATTTCAGCGACCGCGTTGCAATCGCTGTTGAAGAGCGGCGTCGAGGACACCTTCAACGCCGTCACCATCGACAGCGATACTTCGACATCCGACACGCTGCTGGCGTTCGCGACTGGGGCCGCGGGCGCCCATGGCGCACCGAAAATCTCCCGCGCCAGCGATCCGCGCCTGAAAGCTTTTGTCAAAGCGTTTCAGGGCGTGCTGGCCGATCTCGCCGAGCAGGTGGCGCGCGACGGCGAGGGCGCGCGCAAGCTGGTCGAGATCATCGTCGAGGGCGCGACCTCGAAGCTGTCGGCGCGCAGGATCGCCAAGTCGATCGCCAATTCGCCGCTGGTGAAGACCGCGATCGCCGGCGAGGACGCCAACTGGGGCCGCGTGGTGATGGCGGTGGGCAAGGCCGGCGAGCCGGCCGATCGCGACAAGCTCTCCATCGCCTTCAACGGCATCCGCGTCGCGACCCGCGGCGCCCGCGATCCCTCCTATGACGAGGCGGAGGTTTCAATGGCGATGAAGAGCCCGACCATCCGGATCAAGGTGACGCTCGGCCTCGGCAAGGGCCGCGACCGCGTGCTGACCTGCGACCTCACCAAGGAGTATGTCGCCATCAACGGCGATTATCGGTCGTGA
- a CDS encoding carbon-nitrogen hydrolase family protein has product MDTETTFIAAMVQMRAGLLPEPNLDQGVRLIRDAAAQGASFVQTPEVSNMMQTNRVALFEHLRSEDDDRSLAGYRDLARELGIHLNIGSLALQATPEKAVNRSFLIGPSGDILARYDKIHMFDIDLGGGESYRESANYQPGETAVITDLPWGRLGMTICYDVRFPALYRALAEAGASFLTVPSAFTKKTGEAHWHTLLRARAIENGCFVFAAAQAGRHENNRETFGHSLIVDPWGAVLAEGGGTEPGIVLATIDPAKVATARKTVPSLQHGRRFSVADHKSASDHLHLVRGSA; this is encoded by the coding sequence ATGGACACCGAGACCACGTTCATCGCGGCGATGGTTCAGATGCGGGCCGGTCTCCTGCCGGAGCCAAATCTCGATCAGGGCGTAAGGCTGATCCGCGATGCGGCGGCACAGGGGGCTAGCTTCGTGCAGACCCCCGAAGTCAGCAACATGATGCAGACCAATCGCGTTGCATTGTTCGAGCATCTCCGGAGCGAGGACGATGACCGCTCGCTCGCCGGTTATCGCGATCTGGCGCGCGAATTGGGAATCCATCTCAACATCGGCTCGCTGGCATTGCAGGCCACGCCCGAGAAAGCCGTCAACCGCTCGTTCCTGATCGGGCCGTCCGGCGACATCCTCGCGCGCTACGACAAGATCCACATGTTCGATATCGATCTCGGAGGCGGCGAAAGCTATCGGGAGTCCGCCAACTACCAGCCGGGCGAGACCGCCGTGATAACGGACCTGCCCTGGGGCAGGCTCGGCATGACGATCTGCTACGACGTCCGCTTTCCGGCGCTGTACCGCGCGCTGGCCGAAGCCGGCGCATCGTTCCTTACGGTGCCCTCTGCCTTCACCAAAAAGACCGGCGAGGCGCATTGGCACACGCTGCTGCGCGCCCGCGCTATCGAGAACGGCTGCTTCGTGTTCGCCGCCGCCCAGGCCGGGCGACACGAGAACAACCGCGAAACGTTCGGCCATTCGCTGATCGTCGATCCCTGGGGCGCGGTGCTGGCCGAAGGCGGCGGCACCGAACCCGGCATCGTGCTGGCAACGATCGACCCGGCCAAAGTCGCGACCGCGCGCAAGACCGTACCCTCATTGCAGCACGGGCGACGCTTTTCCGTCGCCGATCATAAGTCGGCGAGCGATCATCTGCATCTTGTGCGAGGCTCGGCATGA
- a CDS encoding acetyl-CoA carboxylase carboxyltransferase subunit alpha, translating to MPDPMRSYLDFEKPVAELDSKIDELRALAASGSDIGEEISSIGDKAAQALKDLYANLTPWQKTQVARHPQRPHFSDFIKGLITEFTPLAGDRKFGEDEALIGGFGRFRGESICVIGQEKGATTESRLKHNFGMARPEGYRKAVRLMEMADRFDIPVLSLIDSAGAYPGIGAEERGQAEAIARSTDTCLSLGVANVAVIIGEGGSGGAIAIATANRVLMLEHAIYSVISPEAASSILWRDSSKAQEAATNMKITAQDLLRFGVIDAILKEPPGGAHRDPAATVALTGGAIAEAFNDLRNLDRDTLRKQRRQKFLDIGRKLG from the coding sequence ATGCCGGACCCCATGCGCAGTTACCTCGATTTTGAAAAACCCGTCGCCGAACTCGATTCCAAGATCGACGAACTCCGTGCGCTCGCCGCCTCCGGCAGCGACATCGGCGAGGAGATTTCGAGCATCGGGGACAAGGCCGCGCAAGCACTGAAGGACCTCTATGCCAATCTGACGCCCTGGCAGAAAACCCAGGTAGCGCGGCACCCGCAGCGACCGCACTTCTCCGATTTCATCAAGGGGCTGATTACCGAGTTCACGCCGCTGGCGGGCGACCGCAAGTTCGGTGAGGACGAGGCGCTGATCGGTGGCTTCGGCCGCTTCCGCGGCGAAAGCATCTGCGTCATCGGCCAGGAAAAAGGCGCAACCACCGAGAGCCGGCTGAAGCACAATTTCGGGATGGCGCGACCGGAAGGTTACCGCAAGGCGGTCCGGCTGATGGAAATGGCCGATCGTTTCGACATTCCCGTGCTGTCGCTGATCGATTCCGCCGGAGCCTATCCCGGTATCGGCGCCGAAGAGCGTGGTCAGGCCGAGGCGATCGCTCGCTCGACCGATACTTGCCTGTCGCTCGGCGTCGCCAATGTCGCCGTCATCATCGGCGAGGGCGGCTCCGGCGGCGCGATCGCGATCGCGACCGCCAACCGCGTGCTGATGCTGGAACATGCGATCTATAGCGTGATCTCGCCGGAAGCGGCGTCGTCGATTCTCTGGCGGGACAGCAGCAAGGCGCAGGAAGCCGCGACCAACATGAAAATCACCGCGCAGGACCTGCTGCGGTTCGGCGTGATCGACGCCATCCTCAAGGAGCCGCCGGGGGGCGCCCATCGCGACCCGGCAGCGACCGTCGCGCTCACTGGCGGCGCCATCGCCGAGGCCTTCAACGACCTGCGCAATCTCGACCGCGACACGCTTCGCAAGCAGCGCCGCCAGAAATTCCTCGACATCGGGCGCAAACTGGGCTGA